Proteins from one Sulfurovum sp. TSL1 genomic window:
- a CDS encoding uracil-DNA glycosylase family protein encodes MTFSKQILDFYFTMRNDMPLPNGVETIYPFDNVETKRVMETFFNKYYDDTRPRTYLVGINPGRLGSGITGIGFADAYHLDNYCDIASSFDKRVEISAAFMFEVIEAYGGVEKFYKDFFFTTVMPLGLLKNDKNYNYYDDLQTQTALEPFIEETLLKQLSFPQAKPNIICVGQGKNLKYLKAFNDKHHCFNSIEVVPHPRWVMQYRRKEKQKYIDTYLEAFESMMKMG; translated from the coding sequence ATGACTTTTTCCAAACAGATACTGGACTTTTACTTCACGATGCGAAATGATATGCCTTTGCCTAATGGGGTAGAGACCATCTACCCGTTTGACAATGTAGAAACAAAAAGAGTGATGGAAACATTTTTTAACAAATACTATGATGATACTAGACCCCGCACCTATCTTGTCGGCATAAATCCCGGCAGACTTGGTTCTGGAATTACAGGCATTGGGTTTGCAGATGCGTACCATTTGGATAACTACTGTGACATAGCCAGCAGCTTTGACAAGCGTGTAGAGATATCTGCAGCGTTTATGTTCGAAGTGATTGAAGCATATGGCGGGGTAGAGAAATTCTATAAAGATTTTTTCTTTACAACGGTTATGCCCTTAGGACTTCTGAAAAATGACAAAAATTATAACTACTATGATGACCTACAAACACAAACGGCCTTAGAACCTTTTATAGAAGAGACCTTACTGAAGCAGCTCTCATTCCCTCAGGCAAAACCAAACATCATCTGTGTAGGACAAGGGAAAAATCTCAAATACCTCAAAGCCTTTAACGACAAGCATCACTGTTTTAACAGCATAGAAGTTGTGCCTCATCCTCGTTGGGTGATGCAGTATAGACGTAAGGAGAAACAGAAGTATATAGATACTTATTTAGAGGCTTTCGAGAGCATGATGAAAATGGGTTAA
- a CDS encoding MerR family transcriptional regulator, which produces MSLKMKDLSLQTKESKSTILYYVKEGLLPQPSKPKPNVHLYDESCIQIIKFIKYLQHNFSYSIAEIKNLFKENHFDFDGSFEMMVRSLELISGGKENQWYSKQDFLKLVTMDEKKLKAYQKKGYLFERAKGFSSKEVEIAEILERASDLGLDFALLDAYVEHAKELAEKENGIGAALLKEDEESHNARYELLFDLILTLKPYIFNMHTVQAHKKNISKASK; this is translated from the coding sequence ATGTCCCTCAAGATGAAAGACCTTTCTCTCCAAACGAAGGAGAGTAAATCAACCATACTTTATTATGTTAAAGAGGGGTTACTACCTCAACCTTCTAAACCTAAACCAAATGTACATCTCTATGATGAAAGCTGTATACAGATCATCAAGTTCATCAAATACTTGCAACACAACTTTTCATACTCCATAGCCGAGATCAAAAACCTGTTTAAAGAGAACCATTTTGATTTTGATGGAAGTTTTGAGATGATGGTGCGTTCTTTAGAACTGATCTCCGGAGGAAAAGAGAATCAATGGTATTCCAAACAAGATTTTTTAAAACTTGTTACCATGGATGAGAAAAAACTCAAAGCATATCAGAAAAAAGGTTACCTGTTTGAAAGAGCCAAAGGTTTCTCATCCAAAGAGGTAGAGATAGCTGAGATCCTAGAGAGGGCAAGTGATCTCGGTCTTGACTTCGCTCTTCTTGATGCGTATGTAGAGCATGCCAAGGAACTTGCCGAAAAAGAGAATGGCATAGGTGCTGCCCTGCTCAAAGAAGATGAAGAATCGCACAATGCACGCTATGAACTTCTTTTTGATCTGATACTGACACTCAAACCTTACATTTTTAACATGCACACCGTTCAGGCACATAAAAAAAATATCTCAAAGGCAAGCAAATGA
- a CDS encoding TIGR02453 family protein, with protein sequence MSFTGFPKEGLTFLSNIIINNSKEWLEAHKEEYEKYIVSPNKAYVEEMGEHLQILVPHIHAIPKINKSLFRIYRDARFHRLDPIKERIGIIFWQGATHRMQSSSFYMHYDPFEVFVATGIRNFKAPLLAKYRAYIKNDAKRESLHHILEALKRKGYTVPEPQFKRYPVGLVKEDTYAYLYLYGAMYAYTTFPPDATFHSEVIIERNFKIYEDMLDLHQWVYELTCLEEIVQEDL encoded by the coding sequence ATGTCTTTTACCGGATTTCCCAAAGAAGGACTGACCTTCCTCAGCAACATCATCATCAACAATTCCAAAGAGTGGCTTGAGGCGCATAAAGAGGAGTATGAGAAGTACATCGTATCACCCAATAAAGCGTATGTGGAAGAGATGGGTGAACATCTGCAGATACTTGTGCCCCATATCCACGCCATACCCAAGATCAACAAGTCCCTCTTCCGTATCTATCGTGATGCCAGGTTTCACAGGCTTGACCCTATCAAAGAACGTATAGGTATCATATTTTGGCAGGGTGCGACGCATCGTATGCAAAGCAGTTCCTTTTATATGCATTATGACCCTTTTGAAGTCTTTGTCGCTACGGGTATACGTAATTTTAAAGCACCCCTCCTTGCCAAATACAGAGCATACATAAAAAACGATGCAAAGCGAGAAAGCCTGCATCACATTTTGGAAGCACTTAAAAGAAAAGGCTATACGGTACCTGAACCCCAATTCAAACGTTACCCTGTGGGGCTGGTCAAAGAGGATACCTATGCCTATCTCTACCTCTATGGTGCGATGTATGCCTATACGACCTTCCCGCCTGATGCGACCTTCCACTCCGAAGTGATCATCGAGAGGAATTTCAAGATCTACGAAGATATGCTTGACCTGCACCAATGGGTCTATGAACTGACTTGTCTTGAAGAGATCGTACAGGAAGATCTTTAG
- a CDS encoding endonuclease/exonuclease/phosphatase family protein, whose translation MKIRLGTFNLFQFVEPPYSWYTKKDKFNARQWVEKTTWIKHQILKMDCDIIGFQEVFSRKALRHLVKDLGFTYFKIVDTAKLSTNNRYKYVTTTVAIASKYPISNIQAVEVHQPSIDKYHFGKDDKDPFKFSRVPIKATITLPDKKELLVYVCHLKSNRLNEFEYVFNESHTLEHKKEQVSKALEGNYSKSLKQRLCEVSSLFYDIQKCKNQPTVLMCDLNDKEFSLTIDALTNHKYYDDKSKEALLLHDASYEYTPEVYNPHPEAKEVKRKATSYFLGKGNVLDYIFISNDFHKKNENKIAEVTDYTVLDEHLQENKDGSLLKSDHAQVVCELTFL comes from the coding sequence ATGAAAATAAGACTAGGTACATTTAACCTTTTTCAATTTGTAGAGCCTCCCTACTCCTGGTATACAAAAAAAGATAAATTCAATGCGCGGCAATGGGTTGAAAAAACCACATGGATAAAGCATCAAATTCTAAAAATGGATTGTGATATCATCGGGTTTCAAGAAGTATTTTCAAGAAAGGCTTTAAGACATCTTGTTAAAGACTTGGGTTTTACATATTTTAAAATTGTTGATACGGCAAAATTAAGTACAAATAACCGATATAAATATGTTACGACTACCGTTGCCATTGCCTCAAAATACCCAATATCAAACATACAAGCAGTAGAAGTACATCAACCCAGCATTGATAAGTATCACTTTGGAAAGGACGATAAAGACCCTTTCAAATTTTCCAGAGTCCCCATAAAGGCAACGATAACACTTCCTGACAAAAAAGAACTTTTAGTGTATGTATGTCATTTAAAATCAAATAGACTCAATGAATTTGAATACGTATTTAATGAGAGCCATACATTAGAGCATAAAAAGGAACAGGTATCAAAAGCGTTAGAAGGTAACTATTCCAAATCTTTAAAACAAAGGTTATGCGAGGTATCTTCACTTTTTTATGATATACAAAAATGCAAAAATCAACCCACCGTTTTGATGTGTGACCTAAATGATAAAGAGTTTTCACTGACCATTGATGCATTAACAAATCACAAATACTATGATGATAAAAGCAAGGAAGCTCTTCTCTTGCATGATGCAAGTTATGAGTACACACCAGAGGTGTATAACCCACACCCAGAAGCAAAAGAAGTAAAAAGAAAGGCTACGAGTTATTTTCTGGGAAAAGGAAATGTATTGGACTACATTTTTATCTCAAATGATTTTCATAAAAAGAATGAAAATAAGATTGCAGAGGTGACTGACTATACTGTCCTAGATGAGCATCTGCAAGAAAACAAAGATGGTTCTTTACTTAAAAGTGATCATGCACAAGTAGTTTGCGAATTAACTTTTCTTTGA
- a CDS encoding DMT family transporter, protein MTKEREGEILMVGLSLLESWFPIFSIVAISYIGALHTYTYSLLIALAFFIVIMFKRDRFKELKNRAAYKDLLLTSFWITSLFALVFIGMRYTTAGNMAVIIFLQLLFSYLYFNILGKEKMHTLHVWGAFIMGIGALIILIPDELTLNKGDLLILVAAAIAPFANLYQKRAREFCSSETILGFRTFVGLPFIALMAWAFEPAVQYDAFVSALPSLLFIGILIYVVSKIMWIEALHRTTITKLSAMLGLVPMMTLIFAYFYLHEVPELRQVLGIIPVLAGGYLITKPVES, encoded by the coding sequence ATGACAAAGGAAAGAGAAGGTGAAATACTCATGGTCGGTCTTTCCCTGCTTGAGTCCTGGTTTCCGATATTCTCTATCGTCGCCATCTCTTATATAGGGGCACTGCATACCTATACCTACTCTCTTCTCATCGCTTTAGCCTTTTTTATCGTGATCATGTTCAAACGAGATAGATTTAAAGAGCTTAAGAACAGAGCAGCTTACAAAGATCTGTTGCTTACAAGCTTTTGGATCACTTCACTCTTTGCACTTGTTTTCATTGGAATGCGTTACACGACTGCAGGGAATATGGCGGTCATTATATTCCTGCAGCTGCTTTTCTCTTACCTCTACTTTAATATCTTGGGGAAAGAGAAGATGCATACCTTGCATGTATGGGGCGCTTTTATTATGGGGATTGGAGCGCTCATCATCCTCATTCCTGATGAACTTACACTCAATAAAGGTGATCTGCTGATATTGGTTGCCGCTGCCATTGCACCTTTTGCCAATCTCTACCAAAAAAGAGCACGCGAATTTTGTTCTTCAGAGACCATTTTAGGTTTTAGAACATTCGTGGGTCTGCCTTTTATAGCCCTTATGGCATGGGCTTTTGAACCTGCGGTACAATACGATGCCTTTGTATCGGCTCTGCCTTCTTTACTTTTTATCGGCATTTTGATCTATGTCGTTTCAAAGATCATGTGGATAGAAGCATTACACCGTACAACCATCACCAAACTTTCTGCCATGCTGGGACTGGTCCCTATGATGACACTTATCTTTGCCTACTTCTACCTCCATGAAGTGCCAGAACTTCGTCAAGTCTTAGGCATTATCCCTGTACTTGCAGGTGGGTACTTGATCACGAAACCTGTGGAGAGTTAA
- a CDS encoding DCC1-like thiol-disulfide oxidoreductase family protein, translated as MTGKSSDLYYPAYQFAIFRVIFGLYLLIHFLYLIPVAAEIWSSSGLISDVRFNLTYGTFPNILYLFDDTMSVTLFVSVMALLSFCIMIGFFRRTSALLLWYGWACLFHQNNLILNPGLPMVGWLLLALALIPKGEGWGVEKEDGSWAMPPVLYWGAWVIVGISYTISGIDKAMAPSWMDGSAITHLLNNPLARDYFIRDLLLSTPELFRQILTWSALVLEIGFALLVIFSKTRIIAWFMIMAMHLGILTIVDFPDLTFGVMMIHLFTFDPRWFNTEEKQRVIIFDGVCGFCNKSVDTLIRIDTQKIFHYTSLQGEFAKRLTLEPNIDSIVFYENGTLYYRSTAILRILRSLGGIWIVTNLFYLIPRVIRDSIYDFIAAYRYRIFGKMESCRMPKKGEQDLFID; from the coding sequence ATGACAGGTAAATCTTCAGATCTCTATTATCCTGCGTATCAGTTTGCTATCTTTAGAGTGATTTTCGGGCTTTACCTGCTTATCCATTTTCTCTATCTCATACCTGTTGCCGCAGAGATATGGAGCAGTTCAGGGTTGATATCTGATGTCAGGTTCAACCTGACCTATGGAACGTTTCCGAACATACTCTACCTCTTTGATGATACAATGTCAGTCACTCTTTTTGTCTCTGTGATGGCGCTGCTTTCTTTTTGTATCATGATAGGCTTTTTCAGACGTACCTCTGCACTGCTTTTATGGTATGGATGGGCTTGTCTTTTTCACCAGAACAACCTCATACTGAACCCCGGACTACCCATGGTCGGTTGGTTGCTCTTAGCCCTTGCACTCATCCCGAAAGGCGAAGGATGGGGTGTGGAGAAAGAAGATGGATCATGGGCTATGCCACCCGTGCTTTACTGGGGTGCATGGGTCATCGTCGGTATTTCTTACACCATCAGCGGAATTGATAAAGCGATGGCACCCAGCTGGATGGACGGTTCTGCGATCACGCACCTGCTCAATAACCCTTTGGCCAGAGACTATTTTATACGTGACCTGTTACTTTCAACACCTGAACTCTTTAGACAAATACTTACATGGTCAGCACTTGTACTTGAGATAGGGTTTGCTCTTTTAGTCATTTTTTCAAAGACACGGATCATCGCATGGTTTATGATCATGGCAATGCATCTGGGTATCTTAACCATCGTTGATTTCCCGGACCTGACATTTGGCGTCATGATGATACACCTCTTTACGTTTGATCCAAGATGGTTTAACACTGAAGAGAAACAAAGAGTCATCATCTTTGACGGTGTCTGTGGTTTCTGTAACAAATCCGTAGATACACTGATACGCATAGATACGCAAAAAATATTTCACTATACCTCCCTGCAAGGTGAATTTGCAAAGAGATTGACCTTGGAACCGAACATAGACAGTATCGTTTTTTATGAAAACGGTACGCTCTACTACAGATCCACTGCCATTCTTAGAATACTCAGGTCCTTGGGAGGCATATGGATAGTTACAAATCTGTTTTACCTCATTCCCAGGGTTATAAGAGACTCCATCTATGACTTTATCGCTGCATACCGTTATAGGATCTTTGGAAAGATGGAGAGTTGTAGAATGCCTAAAAAAGGTGAACAGGATTTATTCATCGATTAA
- a CDS encoding DUF2237 family protein, whose product MMEESLNVLGEPLEPCSLKPLTGFHRDGHCNTGDHNPAVHAVCIYATEEFLEYSKEVGNDLSTPIPEYNFAGVKPGQSWCLGGHSFVKAHLDGKAPHIFIHATHKKMLELIDLETLKQYAIDL is encoded by the coding sequence ATGATGGAAGAATCATTAAATGTTTTGGGTGAACCCTTGGAGCCTTGCAGTCTGAAGCCTCTAACCGGCTTTCACAGAGATGGACATTGCAATACAGGTGATCATAATCCTGCGGTACATGCAGTGTGTATCTATGCAACAGAGGAATTCTTGGAATACTCTAAAGAAGTGGGAAATGATCTCTCTACACCGATACCGGAGTACAATTTTGCAGGGGTGAAACCTGGTCAAAGCTGGTGTCTTGGCGGTCATAGTTTTGTCAAAGCGCATCTAGATGGAAAGGCACCGCATATCTTCATCCATGCGACACATAAAAAAATGCTTGAATTGATCGATCTGGAAACTTTGAAACAATATGCTATAGATCTATAG
- a CDS encoding co-chaperone YbbN, with protein METLKIVCPECNSVNTVKSEVRNESIPCSECQVDLDDPFPVEVTDESCTTHIIENDIAVLVDFYSSTCGPCMAMYDDYEDAALGFGLKVRFLKINADTYQKVAKEYGVSALPTIIAFKKGQEVNRISSQLSRVELSLWAESLI; from the coding sequence ATGGAAACTCTCAAAATCGTATGCCCTGAGTGCAACAGTGTCAACACCGTTAAAAGTGAAGTTAGGAATGAGTCAATTCCCTGTTCAGAATGTCAAGTAGATCTAGATGACCCCTTTCCGGTTGAAGTAACTGATGAGAGCTGTACGACCCATATCATTGAAAATGACATAGCAGTGCTAGTTGATTTTTATTCATCCACTTGTGGCCCTTGTATGGCAATGTATGATGATTATGAAGATGCGGCTCTGGGTTTTGGATTAAAAGTGAGATTTCTCAAAATAAATGCCGATACATACCAGAAGGTCGCCAAAGAGTATGGAGTGAGTGCGCTTCCTACCATCATCGCCTTTAAAAAAGGCCAGGAAGTCAACCGTATAAGCAGCCAACTTTCCAGAGTTGAGCTCAGTTTGTGGGCTGAGAGCCTCATCTAA
- a CDS encoding shikimate kinase gives MVYDNIVLIGFMGSGKTAVGKILARQLQKKFVDVDGRIEAEQKSSVSEIFENKGEAYFRGLEQKCIDALTQQKGQVIATGGGLPIHSAIPEKSLIVYLDADFDVILNRLPAKERDKRPLLQDESRAKALFAERMDTYKELATFRVDANQTIQTFIHVIVDFILDKRVL, from the coding sequence TTGGTCTACGATAACATCGTTTTAATAGGCTTTATGGGAAGCGGTAAAACTGCTGTGGGTAAAATTCTTGCAAGGCAACTACAGAAAAAATTTGTAGATGTTGATGGTAGGATTGAAGCGGAGCAAAAGAGTAGTGTTTCTGAGATTTTTGAAAACAAAGGTGAAGCGTATTTTCGCGGTCTTGAACAAAAATGTATTGATGCACTCACACAACAGAAGGGTCAAGTGATCGCTACAGGTGGCGGACTGCCTATACATAGTGCTATACCAGAGAAGTCACTTATTGTGTATCTAGATGCTGACTTTGATGTTATATTAAACCGCTTACCGGCAAAGGAACGCGATAAACGACCTTTACTTCAAGATGAATCCAGGGCTAAGGCGTTGTTTGCCGAGCGTATGGATACCTATAAAGAGCTGGCAACCTTCCGTGTTGATGCAAATCAAACTATACAGACTTTTATACATGTTATAGTAGATTTTATTTTAGATAAGAGAGTTTTATAA
- a CDS encoding sterol desaturase family protein, producing MQMLTTIIILGLILIILERIFPDRVLPLVEGWWSRVVVINLMQFGIVILGMATWDVWFKTHQPYVIEGYPDFILGFMAYLVITFVFYWWHRVRHDSYVLWVLFHQLHHSASRLETITSFYKHPLEIILNSLLMGSISYLLLGLNVEAVAWTILYSSIGEYVYHMNIKTPHWIGYIFQRPEMHKIHHKEGVHYNNFSDLPLWDMVFGTYENPKEREEDACGFFDTKEREFIRILGFKNVNNPYRKGKK from the coding sequence ATGCAAATGCTTACAACAATTATTATACTGGGTCTTATACTGATCATACTTGAACGTATCTTCCCCGACAGAGTCTTGCCTTTGGTCGAAGGGTGGTGGTCCAGGGTGGTTGTGATCAACCTGATGCAATTTGGGATCGTCATTTTGGGTATGGCTACATGGGATGTGTGGTTTAAGACACATCAACCTTATGTCATAGAGGGCTATCCTGATTTCATATTGGGATTTATGGCGTATTTGGTCATTACTTTTGTGTTTTACTGGTGGCACAGGGTACGTCATGACTCTTATGTGTTGTGGGTGCTGTTTCATCAGCTTCACCACAGTGCATCGAGGTTGGAGACGATCACCTCTTTTTATAAACATCCCCTTGAGATCATTCTCAACTCTTTACTGATGGGAAGCATCTCTTACCTGCTCTTAGGACTGAATGTGGAAGCGGTGGCATGGACGATACTCTACAGCTCCATAGGAGAATACGTTTACCATATGAACATCAAAACACCTCACTGGATAGGGTACATTTTTCAACGTCCCGAAATGCATAAGATACACCATAAAGAAGGGGTACACTACAACAACTTTTCAGACCTGCCTTTGTGGGATATGGTATTTGGTACCTATGAGAACCCTAAAGAAAGAGAAGAAGATGCCTGTGGGTTTTTTGATACAAAAGAGAGAGAGTTTATCAGGATCCTGGGATTTAAAAATGTCAATAACCCTTATAGAAAGGGTAAAAAATGA
- a CDS encoding acyl-[ACP]--phospholipid O-acyltransferase — MKSLFKIAGFTPYILIILLNAMTDLGHKIILQNTIFKAYEGPELIILTAIVNALILLPFIFLFSPAGFIADKYPKTMVIEYAAMAAMGITTLILISYYMGWFWIAFILTFILAAQSAIYSPAKYGLIKEMTGNAHLAEANAVVQAVTISSILAGAVIYSIFFERLLQDASIIPSEILRYIAPVGYLLIGASTVEYLLARRLVRTFKAVDIDESMTFEPKEYKNLSYLKSNISLLRQKQTIWLSIIGLSILWGVSQVVLAIFGEYLKSTLGITNTITAQSLLALAGIGMILGSMFAGRVSKNYIETGIIPLGSLGVALSLYMIPSLTSLWALGMALLSFGFFSGLFIVPLNAMIQFASPHKILGKVLAGNNFMQNVSMFLFLVLTAVFGYFQFSAIGLFYIISTIAFLGMVYTFIKLPQSLIRYMVRMLISFKYTLHVDGLNHIKADKGILLLGNHISFLDWAVLQMAYPKQIRFVMERSYYEKWYLKPFLDFFGVIPISSRGSKSALVKVTEALNRGETVALFPEGHLSRNGHLGTFQRGFEMATKEVEDAVIIPFYLRGLWEDNFSYASNKMKRNKSRDISVSFAEPIDIHSTASEVKKSVFDLSVQSWQHYAESLPVLQKAWIRSAKNVGSSLCIADSTGVELSGERFITATLMMAAALKPKLKESQNIGLLLPTSAGGSMGNMALLTLGKTVVNLNYSAGADSLLHALKIADITKVVASKQFITKLKAKGFDMTEVLKHVEVIYLEEIKGNLSKTKSLLMWIVVKTLPAWLLSALFIKNAKLDDTAAILFSSGSEGTPKGIALSHRNIMGNIKQTATLLNPTDSDVMLGTLPIFHSFGLTVTTLLPLIEGIPVASHPDPTDGFGIGKMAAKYEATILLATATFLRLYTRNRKLTPLMFKNIRMVVAGAEKLPNEIRDEFKKKFGLDIYEGYGATETTPVASVNMPDVLMLDSWKPQVGQKIGTVGLPLPGSTFRIVDPESFETLKTGEEGMILIGGTQIMKGYIGDPEKTASVIKEIDGIRWYVTGDKGRLDEDGFLTIVDRYSRFAKVAGEMVSLGLVEGEIIKVLGENDQIAIAALPDAKKGEKLVLLLEGEMELDALKEKIKDIEMNPLFVPSEYFKVEALPKLGTGKADFKGAKKLAESLSDTK, encoded by the coding sequence ATGAAATCACTTTTTAAAATAGCCGGGTTTACACCCTATATTCTGATCATACTGCTCAATGCCATGACAGACTTGGGACACAAGATCATCTTGCAGAACACCATCTTTAAAGCCTATGAAGGTCCGGAACTCATCATTCTCACTGCCATAGTCAATGCTTTGATCCTTCTGCCTTTTATCTTCCTCTTCTCCCCGGCAGGTTTTATCGCTGACAAATATCCTAAAACGATGGTCATAGAGTATGCAGCCATGGCAGCCATGGGTATCACTACACTGATACTGATCTCTTATTATATGGGTTGGTTCTGGATAGCATTTATTTTAACTTTTATCCTGGCGGCACAAAGTGCCATCTATTCCCCGGCAAAGTATGGACTCATCAAAGAGATGACAGGCAATGCACATCTAGCCGAGGCAAATGCAGTAGTACAGGCTGTCACTATCTCTTCTATCCTTGCTGGAGCAGTGATCTATTCTATTTTCTTTGAACGTTTACTTCAGGATGCCAGTATCATCCCTTCGGAGATACTTAGATACATTGCACCTGTAGGCTACTTGCTTATAGGTGCCAGTACCGTAGAGTACCTATTGGCCAGACGACTGGTACGTACGTTCAAGGCTGTCGATATCGATGAAAGTATGACCTTTGAACCCAAAGAGTATAAGAACCTCTCTTATTTAAAAAGTAATATTTCTCTCTTAAGACAAAAACAAACGATCTGGTTAAGTATTATCGGGCTCTCTATTCTGTGGGGTGTTTCGCAAGTGGTTTTAGCCATATTCGGTGAATATCTAAAAAGCACACTGGGCATCACCAATACGATCACGGCACAAAGTTTATTGGCACTCGCCGGTATCGGTATGATACTGGGTTCCATGTTTGCAGGACGTGTGAGTAAGAACTACATAGAGACGGGTATCATACCTCTTGGCAGTTTGGGCGTGGCACTTTCACTCTATATGATCCCATCTCTTACTTCTTTATGGGCATTAGGTATGGCACTTTTATCTTTTGGGTTCTTTTCAGGCCTCTTCATTGTTCCGCTCAATGCCATGATCCAGTTTGCATCACCTCACAAAATACTGGGTAAAGTACTTGCAGGCAATAACTTCATGCAAAATGTGAGTATGTTCCTGTTTTTGGTTTTAACTGCCGTTTTTGGGTACTTCCAATTCTCTGCCATAGGGCTGTTTTATATCATCTCTACTATCGCTTTTTTGGGTATGGTCTATACGTTTATCAAGCTGCCGCAGTCACTCATCCGTTATATGGTTCGTATGCTTATAAGCTTTAAGTACACATTACACGTGGATGGACTGAACCATATAAAAGCGGATAAAGGCATACTGCTTTTAGGGAACCACATTTCATTTTTAGACTGGGCTGTCTTACAGATGGCATACCCAAAACAGATACGTTTTGTGATGGAAAGATCTTACTATGAAAAGTGGTACCTCAAACCGTTTTTAGACTTTTTTGGGGTGATACCTATCTCCAGCAGGGGAAGTAAGAGTGCTCTTGTGAAAGTGACCGAAGCACTGAACCGCGGCGAAACTGTAGCACTTTTTCCGGAGGGGCATCTCTCGCGTAACGGACACTTGGGCACATTTCAAAGAGGGTTTGAAATGGCAACCAAAGAGGTAGAAGATGCAGTGATCATACCTTTTTATCTCAGAGGGCTCTGGGAAGACAACTTCTCTTACGCATCCAACAAGATGAAACGTAACAAAAGTCGAGACATCTCTGTGAGTTTTGCAGAGCCTATAGATATTCACTCCACGGCTTCGGAAGTAAAAAAATCCGTATTTGATCTCTCTGTTCAAAGCTGGCAGCATTATGCAGAGTCTTTACCCGTATTACAAAAAGCATGGATACGCTCTGCTAAAAATGTCGGTTCAAGCCTCTGTATCGCTGATTCTACAGGTGTGGAACTCAGTGGAGAGAGGTTCATCACAGCAACGCTCATGATGGCTGCTGCACTCAAACCAAAACTAAAAGAAAGTCAAAACATAGGTTTGCTCTTACCTACATCTGCAGGGGGCTCTATGGGGAATATGGCTTTGCTTACACTGGGGAAAACGGTCGTAAACCTCAATTACTCAGCCGGTGCGGATAGCCTGCTTCATGCACTGAAGATCGCCGATATCACAAAAGTTGTCGCTTCAAAACAGTTTATCACTAAACTCAAAGCCAAAGGCTTTGATATGACCGAGGTACTTAAACATGTAGAAGTCATCTATCTTGAAGAGATCAAAGGGAATCTAAGCAAAACAAAAAGTCTTTTGATGTGGATAGTGGTGAAAACTTTACCTGCATGGCTGCTCAGTGCGCTGTTTATAAAAAATGCAAAGCTTGATGACACGGCAGCCATTCTCTTTTCATCAGGGTCAGAAGGTACACCAAAAGGTATAGCGTTAAGCCACAGAAACATCATGGGTAACATCAAGCAGACAGCAACCCTGCTGAACCCTACAGATAGCGATGTGATGCTTGGTACACTGCCTATCTTCCACTCTTTTGGTTTGACCGTCACTACCCTATTACCGTTGATCGAAGGTATACCGGTAGCATCACATCCTGATCCTACGGATGGTTTTGGCATAGGGAAAATGGCAGCGAAATATGAGGCGACCATCCTGTTGGCAACGGCTACATTCCTTAGACTCTACACAAGGAACCGGAAGCTTACACCACTCATGTTCAAAAATATACGTATGGTAGTTGCCGGTGCAGAGAAACTGCCCAATGAGATACGTGATGAGTTTAAAAAGAAGTTCGGACTTGACATCTATGAAGGGTACGGTGCGACAGAGACTACCCCTGTAGCTTCAGTCAATATGCCTGATGTACTCATGCTGGACTCATGGAAACCACAGGTCGGTCAAAAAATAGGTACCGTTGGTCTGCCGCTGCCTGGTTCCACATTTCGTATCGTAGATCCTGAGAGTTTTGAAACACTGAAAACCGGTGAAGAAGGCATGATACTCATCGGCGGAACACAGATCATGAAAGGCTACATCGGTGACCCTGAAAAAACAGCCTCGGTCATCAAAGAGATAGACGGTATACGCTGGTATGTCACGGGAGATAAAGGCCGTTTGGATGAAGACGGTTTCCTCACCATCGTCGACCGCTACAGCCGTTTTGCCAAAGTCGCCGGAGAGATGGTAAGCCTGGGGCTTGTCGAGGGTGAAATAATTAAGGTACTGGGGGAAAATGACCAGATAGCCATTGCTGCCCTGCCTGATGCTAAGAAAGGTGAGAAGCTCGTGCTTTTGCTTGAGGGGGAGATGGAATTGGACGCATTGAAAGAGAAGATCAAAGACATTGAAATGAACCCTCTTTTTGTACCATCAGAGTACTTCAAAGTGGAAGCGTTACCTAAGCTCGGTACGGGTAAGGCTGATTTTAAGGGAGCTAAGAAGTTGGCGGAATCGCTTAGCGATACAAAATAA